In Malania oleifera isolate guangnan ecotype guangnan chromosome 8, ASM2987363v1, whole genome shotgun sequence, a single window of DNA contains:
- the LOC131161474 gene encoding cyclin-A1-1-like, protein MSTQNRRSSMSSSTSLLKRQAAPSSDNLGKVLPHLAKKRPPLGNITNHNNVSQNAAARSSAAPATTVPCSAKVQKTKKKPSTSTHNTSISQTTLPAPLNVKSSIVVSHEDTTLARKNESAPSFSTPSVPCSIDVSPSRSDEVSASLDETMSICDSFKSPEIEYRDSHDVSTVVSIERKAFSNLCISEDLETAGTICSRDMYAEMEIDDKTANIDNNFMDPQLCATIACDIYRHLRASEAKKRPSTNFMERIQKDINASMRAILVDWLVEVAEEYRLVPDTLFLTVNYIDRFLSGNIMDRQRLQLLGVACMMIAAKYEEICAPQVEEFCYITDNTYFKEEVLQMESAVLNYLKFEMTAPTAKCFLRRFVRAAQVIEQAPSLPLECLANYIAELSLLEYSMLCYAPSLISAASIFLAKFIISPTKRPWNSTLQHYTLYQPSDLRNCVEALHQLCLNIDNSTLPAIREKYSQHKYKFVAKKYCPPSIPKEFFDNLSK, encoded by the exons ATGTCGACCCAGAATCGCCGTTCATCGATGTCTTCATCGACGTCCTTGCTGAAGCGGCAAGCTGCGCCGTCGTCGGACAATCTCGGCAAGGTCCTGCCGCACTTGGCCAAGAAAAGGCCGCCTCTGGGTAACATCACCAATCACAACAATGTTTCTCAGAATGCTGCAGCTCGGAGCTCGGCTGCACCAGCGACCACG GTACCATGTTCAGCAAAAGTACAGAAGACAAAGAAGAAACCATCAACTTCAACTCATAATACAAGCATTTCCCAGACTACTTTGCCTGCTCCCCTGAATGTGAAATCAAGTATTGTTGTTTCCCATGAGGACACAACACTTGCCAGGAAAAATGAAAGTGCACCTAGTTTTAGTACTCCTTCAGTCCCCTGCAGCATAGATGTGTCACCAAGTCGGTCGGATGAAGTGTCAGCTTCTTTGGATGAGACAATGTCCATTTGTGATTCGTTCAAGAGTCCAGAAATTGAATATCGCGATAGTCATGATGTTTCTACCGTTGTTTCTATTGAAAGGAAAGCTTTTAGCAATCTCTGCATATCAGAGGACCTAGAAACAGCAG GGACTATCTGCAGTAGAGACATGTACGCCGAGATGGAAATAGATGATAAAACAGCAAATATAGATAACAATTTCATGGATCCACAGCTTTGTGCAACCATTGCTTGCGATATTTACAGGCATTTGCGCGCATCTGAG GCAAAGAAAAGGCCTTCCACAAATTTCATGGAAAGGATTCAGAAAGACATAAACGCCAGCATGCGCGCAATTCTAGTCGATTGGCTTGTGGAG GTTGCTGAGGAGTACAGGCTTGTTCCTGATACATTATTTTTGACTGTAAACTATATTGATCGTTTTCTTTCTGGGAACATAATGGATAGGCAACGGCTACAATTGCTTGGAGTTGCCTGCATGATGATTGCTGC CAAATACGAGGAGATTTGTGCACCACAGGTGGAAGAGTTCTGTTACATAACTGATAACACCTACTTTAAGGAGGAG GTTTTGCAAATGGAATCCGCTGTTTTGAATTACCTGAAGTTTGAGATGACAGCCCCAACAGCAAAATGCTTCTTACG GCGATTTGTACGTGCTGCCCAAGTGATTGAACAG GCTCCATCATTGCCGCTAGAGTGTTTGGCCAATTACATTGCAGAGTTATCTCTACTAGAGTACAGCATGCTTTGTTATGCTCCTTCTCTCATCTCTGCTGCTTCCATTTTCTTGGCCAAATTTATAATTTCCCCGACAAAGAGACCCTGG AATTCTACCTTACAGCATTACACCCTTTACCAGCCATCTGATTTGCGCAACTGTGTCGAGGCATTACATCAACTTTGCCTCAACATTGACAATTCCACCTTACCAGCAATAAGGGAGAAGTATAGTCAGCACAAA TACAAGTTTGTGGCGAAGAAGTACTGCCCTCCCTCAATACCTAAGGAGTTTTTCGACAACCTAAGCAAGTAG
- the LOC131161473 gene encoding uncharacterized protein LOC131161473, giving the protein MKPYAAPLCFTLLCFLLRASADHDGVDGRTSIIFTTLGRSDYAFDIFSLPISSDPLTIANELRITDGESVNFNGHFPSVSSSSSSIFPQLRNQTLVQSPATPDLQLVYVTERNGSSNIYLDAIYSDAPVNVRKRSALQVQERVQVPLLGSEQSKGRVSMKDKPSLTGEFLVYVSTHENSGVPRASWAAIYSTHLGTGVTRRLTPYGVADFSPAVSPSGTWTAVASYGEKGWDGDVEELVTDIYVFRTQDGSSRVKVVQHGGWPTWADESTLYFHRRGSDGWWSIYRAVLPDNGPIHAGSALIKRVTPPGLHAFTPAASPGDKSFIAVATRRPSSNFRHIELFDLVSNQFRELTRFISPQFHHFNPFISPDSTRIGYHRCSGAINGRKSPHLFLENLQTPSPEVSLFRVDGSFPSFSPAGDRIAFVKFPGVYVVNWDGSNRREVFSGTAFSTSWDPVRKGVVYTSTGPTFASESTGVDVISINVDGGDDPSYTKLTTGGQNNAFPSPSPDGKWVAFRSGRSGHKNLYIMDAVHGERGGIHQLTEGPWTDTMCNWSPDGEWIAFATDRENPGTGSFELYAIHPNGTGLKKVVQSGLGGRTNHPCFSPDGKSIVFTSDYAGVSAEPISNPHHYQPYGEIFTVKFDGSDIRRLTHNSYEDGTPAWGPTFIKPEDVEQPMSGLGCSFEDCHWLKVKGAPSQGVGGAPPLVPTLPRCV; this is encoded by the coding sequence ATGAAACCCTACGCAGCACCTCTCTGTTTCACCCTCCTCTGTTTCCTCCTCCGCGCTTCGGCAGACCACGACGGCGTCGATGGCCGCACCAGCATCATCTTCACTACGCTGGGCAGGTCGGATTACGCCTTCGACATCTTCTCCCTCCCGATATCCTCAGACCCACTAACCATCGCCAACGAGCTCCGCATCACCGACGGCGAGTCCGTCAACTTCAACGGCCATTTCCCCTCtgtgtcatcatcatcatcgtcaaTTTTCCCTCAATTGCGCAATCAAACCCTAGTCCAGAGCCCGGCCACACCCGATCTCCAGCTCGTCTATGTCACGGAGCGAAACGGGTCTTCCAACATATACCTCGATGCAATTTATTCTGATGCTCCGGTGAACGTCAGAAAGCGATCTGCTCTTCAGGTGCAGGAGCGAGTTCAGGTTCCCCTGTTAGGGAGCGAACAGAGCAAAGGGCGTGTTTCCATGAAGGATAAGCCGAGTTTAACGGGTGAGTTTCTGGTGTACGTTTCGACTCACGAAAACTCGGGAGTGCCCCGGGCGAGTTGGGCTGCTATATACTCGACTCACTTGGGAACCGGGGTGACTCGGAGGCTGACGCCATATGGTGTGGCGGATTTTAGCCCTGCGGTGTCGCCGTCGGGTACTTGGACGGCGGTGGCTTCTTACGGCGAGAAGGGTTGGGACGGCGATGTTGAAGAACTCGTTACCGACATCTATGTTTTCAGAACTCAGGACGGGTCAAGCCGAGTCAAGGTCGTGCAACACGGCGGGTGGCCAACTTGGGCTGACGAGTCGACTCTGTATTTTCACCGGAGAGGCAGTGATGGATGGTGGAGTATCTACAGAGCGGTTCTTCCTGATAACGGACCGATTCACGCCGGGTCGGCTCTAATAAAACGAGTTACCCCGCCGGGTCTCCACGCTTTCACTCCGGCCGCCTCGCCAGGTGACAAAAGCTTCATTGCGGTGGCTACGAGAAGACCCAGTTCAAATTTTCGCCATATCGAGCTCTTTGATCTTGTCTCAAACCAGTTTAGAGAGCTGACTCGTTTCATTTCGCCTCAATTTCACCACTTTAATCCGTTCATCTCGCCCGATTCGACCCGAATCGGGTACCACAGATGCAGTGGCGCCATTAATGGAAGAAAAAGCCCCCATCTCTTCCTCGAAAACCTCCAGACTCCATCACCGGAAGTGTCTCTCTTCAGAGTCGACGGTTCGTTCCCTTCTTTCTCACCCGCCGGCGACCGGATCGCCTTTGTTAAGTTTCCGGGCGTTTACGTCGTGAACTGGGACGGTTCGAACCGGCGAGAGGTCTTCTCCGGCACCGCCTTCTCCACCTCTTGGGACCCGGTTCGTAAAGGGGTCGTGTACACTAGCACCGGTCCTACATTTGCATCCGAAAGCACAGGTGTGGATGTCATCTCCATCAACGTCGACGGCGGCGACGATCCGAGCTACACAAAGTTGACTACAGGTGGTCAAAATAATGCCTTCCCATCCCCTTCGCCGGACGGGAAATGGGTCGCCTTCCGGTCGGGTCGGTCGGGTCACAAGAACCTCTACATAATGGACGCCGTGCATGGAGAGAGAGGTGGGATCCACCAATTAACAGAAGGGCCGTGGACGGACACGATGTGTAATTGGTCACCGGATGGCGAGTGGATCGCTTTTGCGACGGATCGGGAGAACCCGGGTACAGGGAGCTTCGAATTGTATGCAATCCACCCGAATGGAACCGGGTTGAAAAAGGTTGTTCAAAGCGGGTTGGGCGGGCGGACCAACCACCCGTGCTTCAGCCCGGATGGAAAGAGCATCGTGTTTACTTCCGACTATGCAGGCGTATCCGCAGAGCCCATATCGAACCCGCACCACTACCAACCCTACGGTGAGATCTTCACTGTGAAATTTGATGGTTCTGATATACGCAGATTGACACACAACTCGTATGAGGATGGGACCCCTGCTTGGGGCCCCACATTCATCAAGCCAGAAGATGTAGAGCAGCCAATGAGTGGGCTAGGGTGCTCGTTTGAAGATTGTCACTGGCTCAAGGTCAAGGGGGCTCCGAGCCAAGGTGTGGGGGGTGCACCACCCTTGGTGCCCACCCTGCCTCGATGTGTTTAG